From one Myxococcus xanthus genomic stretch:
- a CDS encoding thymidine phosphorylase, with amino-acid sequence MQPYELIKAKRDGGRLEPADIRAFIEAYTAGTVADYQMAAMCMAIFFRGMDSRELGAWARAMLESGEVLDLSDTPGVKVDKHSTGGVGDKVSLSLAPLAAACGVPVPMISGRGLGHTGGTLDKLESIPGFNVNLPTSEYRRLVREVNCCLIGQTAQVAPADKKLYALRDVTATVDCIPLIASSIMSKKLAEGIDALVLDVKVGSGAFMKRDEDARTLAKTMIGLGAEMGKKVVALLTDMDQPLGRKVGNALEVIEAVDMLRGNAPEDYTEVTYALTAEMLVLGKKAATVEEAREKLRKVVEDGSAVRKLKEIVQVQGGDPRSIDDYSLLPQAKATVDVVAPRDGFVTGIDTEGVGMAAVALGAGRQRTDSKIDPAVGFTLLKKSGESVKQGEPVVRVHYNDAAQLENVKARLLAAYRFGDVAPVARPLIRERVE; translated from the coding sequence GTGCAACCCTACGAACTCATCAAGGCCAAGCGGGATGGCGGCCGGCTGGAACCGGCGGACATCCGTGCGTTCATCGAGGCGTATACGGCGGGGACGGTGGCGGACTACCAGATGGCGGCCATGTGCATGGCCATCTTCTTCCGGGGCATGGACTCCCGGGAGCTGGGCGCCTGGGCCCGCGCCATGCTGGAGTCCGGTGAGGTCCTGGACCTGTCCGACACGCCGGGTGTGAAGGTGGACAAGCATTCGACGGGCGGGGTGGGTGACAAGGTCTCCCTCAGCCTGGCGCCGCTGGCCGCCGCGTGCGGAGTTCCGGTGCCCATGATTTCGGGCCGGGGCCTGGGGCACACGGGTGGGACCCTGGACAAGCTGGAGTCCATCCCCGGCTTCAACGTCAACCTGCCGACGTCGGAGTACCGGCGGCTGGTGCGCGAGGTGAACTGCTGCCTGATTGGCCAGACGGCGCAGGTGGCCCCGGCGGACAAGAAGCTCTATGCCCTGCGGGACGTGACGGCGACGGTGGACTGCATCCCGCTGATTGCGTCCTCCATCATGAGCAAGAAGCTGGCGGAGGGCATCGACGCGCTGGTGCTGGACGTGAAGGTGGGCAGTGGCGCCTTCATGAAGCGCGACGAGGACGCGCGCACGCTGGCGAAGACGATGATTGGCCTGGGCGCGGAGATGGGGAAGAAGGTCGTGGCCCTGCTCACCGACATGGACCAGCCGCTGGGCCGCAAGGTGGGCAACGCGCTGGAGGTCATCGAGGCGGTGGACATGCTCCGCGGCAACGCGCCGGAGGACTACACCGAGGTGACGTATGCCCTCACGGCGGAGATGCTGGTGCTGGGCAAGAAGGCCGCCACGGTGGAGGAGGCGCGCGAGAAGCTGCGCAAGGTGGTGGAGGACGGCAGCGCGGTGCGCAAGCTGAAGGAGATCGTCCAGGTGCAGGGCGGAGACCCGCGCTCCATCGACGACTACTCCCTGTTGCCCCAGGCGAAGGCCACCGTGGACGTGGTGGCGCCCCGGGACGGCTTCGTCACCGGCATCGACACGGAGGGCGTGGGCATGGCGGCGGTGGCGCTGGGCGCGGGCCGGCAGCGGACGGATAGCAAGATCGACCCGGCCGTGGGCTTCACGCTGCTGAAGAAGTCGGGCGAGTCCGTGAAGCAGGGCGAGCCCGTGGTGCGCGTGCACTACAACGACGCGGCCCAGTTGGAGAACGTGAAGGCGCGCCTCTTGGCCGCGTACCGGTTCGGCGACGTGGCCCCCGTGGCCCGGCCGCTCATCCGCGAGCGGGTGGAGTAG
- a CDS encoding DUF4328 domain-containing protein, which yields MALAASAVLAIPVAILNLWLYLRFDNGSPSLEDAESFDQLNALLALPSLLTMLATVVLYLRWLRLSVKTANALGLSNESTGWATFCWFIPFANLFKPLEVVRDLWQGLGGPPERQSMLTAWWATWILSNIISNVGNAFARADTANPTSLSVSLLAGILSEGLSIAAAVLCIRVIGDIESLLVARRAEAEATMTGATL from the coding sequence GTGGCCCTGGCTGCGAGCGCGGTCCTCGCCATCCCTGTCGCCATCCTCAACCTCTGGCTCTACCTGCGCTTCGACAATGGGAGCCCCAGCCTCGAGGACGCCGAGTCCTTCGACCAACTGAACGCGCTGCTCGCGCTCCCCTCCCTGCTGACGATGCTCGCCACCGTGGTCCTCTACCTGCGCTGGCTGCGCCTGAGTGTGAAGACCGCCAATGCCCTGGGCTTGAGCAACGAATCGACGGGCTGGGCCACGTTCTGCTGGTTCATTCCGTTCGCCAACCTCTTCAAGCCGCTCGAGGTGGTGCGAGACCTCTGGCAAGGCCTGGGCGGCCCCCCTGAGAGGCAGTCCATGCTCACGGCCTGGTGGGCGACGTGGATCCTCAGCAACATCATCAGCAACGTCGGCAACGCCTTCGCCAGGGCGGATACCGCGAACCCCACTTCGCTGTCCGTGTCGCTCCTCGCCGGGATTCTTTCAGAGGGCCTCTCCATCGCGGCGGCGGTGCTGTGCATCCGCGTCATCGGGGACATCGAGTCGCTGCTCGTGGCCCGCAGGGCGGAGGCAGAGGCGACCATGACCGGCGCCACCCTCTGA
- a CDS encoding SET domain-containing protein-lysine N-methyltransferase, with protein sequence MNQGAALYIHPGVKVRPCEWGYGVFTDAFIKAGDLIEECHYLKLPRALSQNPQLQDYVFLLQWARHEVPREGEWVALVLGYGMIYNHAREPNTSYHREATRDVFCYHALRDIHPGEQLCISYGEDWWASRDQGVPA encoded by the coding sequence ATGAACCAGGGCGCGGCGCTGTACATCCATCCGGGCGTGAAGGTCCGTCCATGCGAGTGGGGCTACGGCGTCTTCACGGACGCCTTCATCAAGGCGGGCGACCTCATCGAGGAATGCCACTACCTCAAACTGCCCCGCGCCCTCTCGCAGAACCCCCAGCTCCAGGACTACGTCTTCCTGCTCCAATGGGCCAGGCACGAGGTGCCCCGAGAGGGGGAGTGGGTGGCGCTCGTGCTGGGGTATGGGATGATCTACAACCACGCCCGAGAGCCCAACACGTCCTATCACCGCGAGGCGACCCGGGACGTCTTCTGCTACCACGCGCTGCGGGACATCCACCCCGGCGAGCAGCTCTGCATCAGCTACGGCGAGGACTGGTGGGCGTCCCGGGATCAGGGCGTCCCAGCCTGA
- a CDS encoding TIGR02266 family protein, giving the protein MAERNDSMSDKAEDRRDSPRVPMRLKVRREGSSEDFEQHEGDLSLGGCAWQGSGWAQGTRVEVRFRLPILPDEVEAKGEVLQAAPGANGPAARVRFVDLPVESELAIARHLDDVQSGTARS; this is encoded by the coding sequence ATGGCCGAGAGGAACGACTCGATGAGCGACAAGGCCGAGGACCGACGGGATTCGCCCCGGGTCCCCATGCGCCTGAAGGTGCGCCGGGAAGGCAGCTCGGAGGACTTCGAGCAGCATGAGGGAGACCTGTCCCTGGGCGGTTGCGCCTGGCAGGGCTCCGGTTGGGCTCAGGGGACGCGCGTGGAAGTGCGCTTCCGGCTGCCCATCCTTCCCGATGAGGTGGAAGCGAAGGGCGAGGTGCTCCAGGCCGCGCCGGGCGCCAACGGTCCGGCGGCGCGGGTCCGCTTCGTGGACCTGCCGGTGGAGTCCGAGCTGGCCATCGCGCGCCACCTGGATGATGTGCAGAGCGGCACGGCCCGCTCGTAA
- a CDS encoding cytidine deaminase, giving the protein MADEIPWERLFEEAARVRARAHVPYSRFPVGAAVLFADGAVVAGCNVENATYGLTVCAERNAFAAAVAQGHTQPVAVAIVVDTPEPCPPCGMCRQVMAEFGGQELPVRSRTPQGGEARYTLGGLLPHAFTKDFF; this is encoded by the coding sequence ATGGCGGACGAGATTCCCTGGGAGCGCCTGTTTGAGGAAGCCGCGCGCGTGCGAGCGCGCGCCCACGTGCCCTATTCGCGGTTCCCCGTAGGGGCCGCCGTCCTCTTTGCGGACGGCGCCGTGGTGGCCGGCTGCAACGTGGAGAACGCCACCTACGGGCTCACCGTCTGCGCGGAGCGCAATGCCTTCGCGGCGGCCGTGGCCCAGGGGCACACCCAGCCGGTGGCCGTGGCCATCGTCGTGGACACCCCCGAGCCCTGTCCTCCGTGCGGCATGTGCCGCCAGGTCATGGCCGAGTTTGGCGGGCAGGAGCTGCCCGTACGCAGCCGGACGCCCCAGGGCGGCGAGGCGCGCTACACCCTGGGAGGCCTGCTGCCGCATGCCTTCACCAAAGACTTCTTCTAG
- a CDS encoding 5'-deoxyadenosine deaminase, translating into MDLLLTGGTVVTMNREREVLVDADVLVQDGRIAKVGRGLKPRGTRRVVDVTGKVVLPGLIHGHLHACQTLFRGRADGLELLDWLRERIWPFEASHDAASMRASADLTFAELIRSGATAALDMGSVYHYDAVFESARDSGFRLVGGKAMMDAGAGVPAGLRESTEDSLKESLALKERWHGTHGGRLRYAFAPRFVLSCTPELLREVARLAKEHGLRIHTHASENAKETDAVRQYTGGEDNVAFFHTVGMSGPHVTMAHCVWLSQEEQDILRDTRTVVCHCPGSNLKLASGIAKVPELLEAGVAVALGADGAPCNNTLDIFYEMKLAAVMHNPRVGPCAMTPMRVLEMATLHGARALGLEDEVGSLEPGKRADITVVDVSGLHAGPTPEDVLVPLVHSARGSDVAHVFIDGQPVLRDGVLTTLDAPSVLANANAQVARILKRRQKKARSG; encoded by the coding sequence GTGGATTTGCTCCTGACTGGTGGCACGGTTGTAACGATGAACCGCGAGCGCGAGGTGCTCGTGGATGCGGACGTCCTCGTCCAGGATGGCCGCATCGCCAAGGTGGGCCGGGGCCTCAAGCCTCGCGGCACCCGGCGGGTGGTGGACGTGACGGGAAAGGTGGTGCTGCCGGGCCTCATCCACGGCCACCTCCACGCTTGTCAGACGCTCTTTCGTGGCCGCGCGGACGGGCTGGAGTTGCTGGACTGGCTCCGCGAGCGCATCTGGCCCTTCGAGGCCTCGCACGACGCCGCGTCCATGCGGGCCTCGGCGGACCTGACCTTCGCGGAGCTCATCCGCTCGGGCGCCACGGCGGCGCTCGATATGGGCAGCGTGTACCACTACGACGCCGTCTTCGAGTCGGCGCGGGACTCCGGCTTCCGGCTGGTGGGCGGCAAGGCGATGATGGACGCGGGCGCGGGCGTCCCCGCGGGCCTGCGTGAGAGCACCGAGGACTCCCTGAAGGAGAGCCTCGCCCTGAAGGAGCGCTGGCACGGCACGCACGGCGGCCGGCTGCGCTACGCCTTCGCCCCGCGCTTCGTGCTGTCCTGCACCCCGGAGCTGCTGCGCGAGGTGGCGCGGCTGGCCAAGGAGCACGGGCTGCGCATCCACACCCACGCCAGTGAGAACGCGAAGGAGACGGACGCGGTCCGCCAGTACACCGGTGGCGAGGACAACGTGGCCTTCTTCCACACGGTGGGGATGTCCGGCCCGCACGTGACGATGGCCCACTGCGTGTGGCTGTCCCAGGAGGAGCAGGACATCCTGCGCGACACCCGCACGGTGGTGTGCCACTGCCCCGGCTCCAACCTCAAGCTGGCGTCGGGCATCGCCAAGGTGCCGGAGTTGCTGGAGGCCGGCGTGGCGGTGGCGCTGGGCGCGGACGGTGCGCCCTGCAACAACACGCTCGACATCTTCTACGAGATGAAGCTCGCCGCGGTGATGCACAACCCGCGCGTGGGGCCGTGCGCGATGACGCCCATGCGCGTGCTGGAGATGGCCACGCTGCACGGCGCCCGGGCGCTGGGCCTGGAGGACGAGGTGGGCTCGCTGGAGCCCGGCAAGCGCGCCGACATCACCGTGGTGGACGTCAGCGGCCTGCACGCGGGCCCCACGCCCGAGGACGTGCTGGTGCCGCTGGTGCACTCCGCGCGGGGCAGCGACGTGGCGCACGTCTTCATCGACGGCCAGCCGGTGCTGCGCGATGGGGTGCTCACCACGTTGGACGCGCCCTCCGTCCTGGCGAACGCGAACGCGCAGGTGGCGCGCATCCTCAAGCGCCGCCAGAAGAAGGCGCGCAGCGGCTGA
- a CDS encoding sensor histidine kinase, producing the protein MTSPPPVSGPLEETMSRAMDAQRRSVVGAGAAVRLVGAALFLAISTTLWLAGGRDWGVYPPALGLYASVAGVLFMLRQRRVARGLGAVQSLVDVGLVYWIQSTTLLVSPFPAGVAGFSLGLFALVVALSGLGMRGTVVYGTALLSAVAQAALMRQASVGWGAVAIAVVALVLVAVVSHYGTGRLRNLAVTLSRLEVDRALEARRFQEVEEARRTIERMLADAQAQNAELQRLQRDKEQLTEFLVHDLRSPLSALTLSLSWMEQEVPQQGILGESVRTGLAVTARLDRMISDLMDVPRLEEGRLEPQRATFPATRIVEDVRRSLESVARARKLTLDAEVPVQLELEGDADLLVRVLENLTTNALRYAPSGGRVRLEAGADVNGRWLAVRNDGPPISEEARGRIFDKYEQADAERDSRRGYGLGLYFCRLAAEAHGGRLAVEDAPGWSTSFVLRLPA; encoded by the coding sequence GTGACGTCTCCGCCTCCCGTGTCCGGCCCGCTCGAAGAGACGATGTCCCGGGCCATGGACGCCCAGCGGAGGAGCGTCGTCGGCGCGGGCGCGGCGGTGCGGCTCGTCGGCGCGGCCCTGTTCCTGGCCATCAGCACCACGCTGTGGCTGGCCGGAGGCCGGGACTGGGGTGTGTACCCACCGGCGTTGGGGCTCTACGCGTCGGTCGCCGGCGTGCTGTTCATGCTCCGCCAACGGCGCGTGGCCCGGGGCCTGGGCGCGGTGCAGTCCCTGGTGGACGTGGGGCTCGTGTACTGGATTCAGTCCACGACCCTGCTTGTCTCGCCCTTTCCCGCAGGTGTGGCGGGCTTCAGCCTGGGCCTGTTCGCGCTCGTCGTCGCCCTGAGCGGGCTGGGCATGCGAGGCACCGTCGTCTACGGGACCGCGCTGTTGTCCGCCGTGGCCCAGGCGGCACTCATGCGGCAGGCGAGCGTGGGTTGGGGCGCGGTGGCCATCGCCGTGGTGGCACTGGTGCTGGTGGCCGTGGTGAGCCACTACGGCACCGGGCGGCTGCGCAACCTGGCGGTGACGCTCTCCCGCCTGGAAGTGGACCGGGCGCTGGAGGCCCGCCGCTTCCAGGAAGTGGAGGAGGCGCGCCGCACGATTGAGCGCATGCTGGCGGACGCCCAGGCACAGAACGCCGAACTGCAGCGGCTGCAACGGGACAAGGAACAGCTCACCGAGTTCCTGGTCCACGACCTGCGCTCGCCCCTTTCGGCGCTGACGCTGTCCTTGTCGTGGATGGAGCAGGAGGTGCCCCAGCAGGGCATCCTCGGCGAGTCCGTCCGCACAGGGCTGGCCGTCACCGCGCGGTTGGACCGGATGATTTCCGACCTCATGGACGTGCCCCGCCTGGAGGAAGGCCGGCTGGAGCCGCAGCGGGCCACCTTCCCCGCCACGCGCATCGTGGAAGACGTGCGCCGCTCCCTGGAGAGCGTGGCCCGCGCGCGCAAGCTCACCCTGGACGCGGAGGTCCCCGTCCAACTGGAGCTGGAGGGCGACGCCGACCTGCTGGTCCGCGTCCTGGAGAACCTCACCACCAATGCCCTGCGCTACGCCCCGTCGGGCGGGAGGGTGCGCCTGGAAGCCGGCGCGGATGTGAACGGCCGCTGGCTCGCGGTGCGCAACGACGGCCCGCCCATCTCCGAAGAGGCGCGCGGGCGCATCTTCGACAAGTATGAGCAGGCCGACGCGGAGCGGGACAGCCGCCGTGGCTACGGCCTGGGGCTCTACTTCTGCCGGCTCGCCGCGGAGGCCCACGGCGGGCGGTTGGCGGTGGAGGACGCGCCCGGATGGTCCACGTCCTTCGTGCTGCGGCTGCCGGCCTGA
- a CDS encoding PspA/IM30 family protein produces MWQRFKRAMRSFAGFFVSSIEDPELILEQNVRDLNDQVPKMNESIAMVRANVTLLEKENAKYQDDVRSLTAKVKAAIQAGRDDLAAQYASKLQIEKDALARNEQQLATARQAYEKALSVKKAFMREKERKTQEAMNAIREARRAKWQAKVADTMESFTVAGIDSTHDEMLRKVQEKSAINEARMQMALESVDHTAASIEEEAEKIQANELVKQFKMEMGLVSSPAPVSEVGSGPEKTIGKKVGVE; encoded by the coding sequence ATGTGGCAACGATTCAAGAGAGCAATGCGTAGCTTCGCCGGGTTCTTCGTCTCCTCCATCGAGGACCCGGAGTTGATTCTCGAGCAGAACGTCCGTGACCTGAACGACCAGGTCCCGAAGATGAACGAGTCCATCGCCATGGTCCGGGCGAACGTGACGCTGCTGGAGAAGGAGAACGCCAAGTACCAGGACGACGTGCGCTCGCTGACGGCCAAGGTGAAGGCCGCCATCCAGGCGGGCCGTGACGACCTGGCCGCGCAGTACGCCTCCAAGCTCCAGATTGAGAAGGACGCGCTGGCCCGCAACGAGCAACAGCTGGCCACGGCCCGCCAGGCGTACGAGAAGGCCCTGTCGGTGAAGAAGGCGTTCATGCGCGAGAAGGAGCGCAAGACGCAGGAGGCCATGAACGCCATCCGCGAGGCGCGCCGCGCCAAGTGGCAGGCCAAGGTGGCCGACACGATGGAGTCCTTCACCGTGGCGGGTATCGACTCGACCCACGATGAGATGCTGCGCAAGGTGCAGGAGAAGTCCGCCATCAACGAGGCCCGCATGCAGATGGCCCTCGAGTCGGTGGACCACACCGCGGCGTCCATCGAGGAAGAGGCCGAGAAGATCCAGGCCAACGAGCTGGTGAAGCAGTTCAAGATGGAGATGGGGCTCGTCAGCAGCCCGGCGCCGGTGTCCGAGGTGGGCAGCGGGCCGGAGAAGACCATCGGCAAGAAGGTCGGCGTCGAGTAG
- a CDS encoding ABC transporter substrate-binding protein, with protein MRLHRGPGLFLFLFLCVLGASYALASRMGYLDRLQERYFPSTREAVRLSPGDFPAGVAAPVADVASVPLRPVLIGFSPRGASAGLLVATGGATTLDNPVPPPGAAQGLLKTAYALDARAVLFAKEEDLRHALSIGAENGGVDMATLSVDRLAAWAPLLRDAAPRTLLLVGRSRGQEALAAVGVPDLASLRGRRLGVYPYGSSHYFALWLLSRVGLRITDVRWVELPTTLDAGRALREGRADAVVGLWGDVELAARDRGGAVLATTADAPHLVATVLVARGDFAARYPDAVRRVLRGLLDAGQSVLKDPTAGARMLGEVAPYLGDPIEAIRSAPPATLADNRAFFGLSGEAPVTYDELFQSAAALFQKLKQGPPVPPAEDTKDLGALKYVSEARGP; from the coding sequence ATGAGGCTCCACCGCGGTCCAGGTCTCTTCCTCTTCCTGTTCCTCTGTGTGCTCGGCGCGAGCTATGCGCTCGCGTCGCGCATGGGGTACCTGGATCGCTTGCAGGAGCGGTACTTCCCGTCCACGCGTGAGGCGGTCCGCCTGTCGCCGGGAGACTTCCCGGCCGGCGTGGCGGCCCCGGTGGCGGACGTGGCCTCCGTGCCCCTGCGGCCGGTGCTCATCGGCTTCAGCCCGCGCGGTGCCTCCGCGGGCCTGCTGGTGGCGACGGGTGGGGCCACCACCCTGGACAACCCGGTGCCTCCGCCCGGCGCGGCGCAGGGGCTGCTGAAGACGGCCTATGCGCTGGACGCGCGGGCGGTGCTCTTCGCCAAGGAGGAGGACCTGCGCCACGCGCTGTCCATTGGCGCGGAGAACGGCGGCGTGGACATGGCCACCCTGTCCGTCGACCGGCTGGCCGCATGGGCGCCGTTGCTGCGGGACGCGGCGCCTCGGACGCTGCTGCTGGTGGGGCGCAGCCGGGGGCAGGAGGCCCTGGCTGCGGTGGGCGTGCCGGACCTCGCCTCCCTGCGTGGCAGGCGATTGGGCGTGTACCCGTATGGCTCGTCGCACTACTTCGCGCTGTGGTTGCTGTCGCGCGTGGGGCTGCGCATCACGGACGTGCGCTGGGTGGAGCTACCCACCACCTTGGATGCGGGACGGGCGTTGCGCGAGGGCCGGGCGGACGCCGTGGTGGGGCTGTGGGGTGACGTGGAGCTGGCGGCTCGGGACCGGGGAGGCGCGGTGCTGGCGACGACGGCGGATGCGCCGCACCTGGTGGCCACGGTGCTGGTCGCCAGGGGGGACTTCGCCGCCCGCTACCCGGATGCCGTGCGGCGGGTGCTGCGGGGGCTCCTGGACGCGGGGCAAAGTGTGTTGAAGGACCCGACGGCGGGGGCCCGGATGCTGGGTGAGGTGGCGCCATACCTGGGCGACCCCATTGAAGCCATCCGCAGCGCGCCGCCGGCCACGCTGGCGGACAATCGGGCCTTCTTCGGGCTTTCCGGCGAGGCGCCTGTCACCTATGACGAGCTCTTCCAGAGCGCCGCGGCGCTCTTCCAGAAGTTGAAGCAAGGGCCTCCGGTGCCTCCCGCGGAGGACACGAAGGATTTGGGGGCCTTGAAGTACGTGTCGGAGGCTCGCGGCCCCTGA